The genomic interval GCGGCATGGGAATGCCCATGCAGCTGCCGCAGATGGCTCCGGGCTACACGCCCCCGCTCGGCCAGGCTGCGATGGCCAAGGCGCGGCTCATGGGGTACGCCCCGCCGTCGGCGACGGGCAAGCCCGAGGATCGCGACGCCATCAAGGAGCGGCGCAAGCGCGAGAAGGAGAACAAGAAGAAGAACCGCAAGAAGAAGTAGCAACACGTCACAGGACGTCTGCGGTTTTCGTGCCCGCGCTCCGAGTCATCAGGGGTCGCGGGCACATGCATTTCAGGCCTCGTCGCGCCCCAGCAGAACATCCCTGCCCTCGGACACGAGTCCAATCCCTGAGACAGCACGAGCGCCTTCGCCGCGTGAAGAAGCCCGCCACCAACGAAACACGTCGCGGAGAGAAGCAAGCCGAAGCCACTACTCCGCACGCTCAAGCACTGACCTGGAACGACTTTTGCGAGGCCCCCCGACCCCATGAGCCCACATTACAGGCCCCTATCCCTGTTGTTGATCTTCAGCACGCTCACCGCGTGCATGGAGATTCCCGCGATTGAAGCGCCGAATCATTCCGCCCCGAGTGATGCAGGGCAGCATGAGGACGCAGGCAATCAGCATGAAGAGCCCAATAACCCCAACATCAAGCCCGATGCTGGTGAGCAGGATCTCACAAGCCCACTCATCGAGAGCGTCAGCCCGACCAACGGTTCCACCGCAGTAGAAACGACAACCGCAATCGAGTTCATCTTTTCAGAGCCAATCATTCAACAGTCATTCCAAGTTGCAATTTCACCCCAAGTCCCCCTCACCACTCCCAGCTGGAGCGACCGCGACACCAAGGCAACGATCCATCCCACTGGCGCCCTTCCTTTCGCAACAACATTCACCCTGACAATCCGAGGAACAGATCTCGCAGGCAACTCTCTTCAACCCTTACTTCTCTCATTCACAACCAAGTCCAACCAAATCGACACCACTCGTCCCAGACTACTCACCACAACGCCAAGCGACGGCACCAAGGGAGTATCCACCCATACCGCCATACGGCTCGCATTTTCGGAGCCTATGAACAAAGCAAAAACCGAACGCGCATTTACAATCACATCCCCAACAACTGCGACCTCCGGTACATTTTCGTGGGACCAGACGGGCCAAGATATGATCTTCACCCCGTCAACACCATTTCCCTCTGGCACCCAGATTACGTGGACACTCGCACCAACCGCAGACGATCTTTCAGGAAATCAACTATCCGCCCCGACAACACAAACATTCAAGACAATTCAGACAGGAACAGTCCACATCGGCATCGACTTCGCAACCACTGGCTCGGTGGGCGCACCTTCATATTTTCTACAAACCCACTACTACAACGAGGTCCTCGTCGGAAAGAGACTAGACAATCAGAATTATCGATTATTTCTCGGATTCAAACTAGACTCGCTGCCCGCAACAACAACTGCAATTATTCAGTCTCAATTAATCTGGAAGATCAGCACTGTCGCCGGAAGCCCCTTCTCGAAACTCGGAAATCTCTATCTTGAGCCGGTAGACATCGGCGAGGAGCTAGATCTTTCTTTCGACACTGAGAATCCCAAAACAGTGGCTGACTACAATTCCCCGTCTCTCGCGGGTCAACTAGTCATCCCCCCATCGAGCGGCCCTCCGCTGACACTTGTCTCAGTAACCGAATGGACAGCCAGCGACTGGAGCAATCGCACAACAAGGAACAACAGAACGCAATATCGCCTCCGATTCGAGAACACTACACACGACAACTCCATTGACGCATTAAGCTCCGACTCAGAATCAAGCCCAGGCCTAGCCGAGCTAATAATCACGTATGAATTCCAATAGCACCCATCGCCAACGCAAAGCCTTCCCAAAAACCGGACGAGCAGGTCGTCTCATTGGGTCATATGAATCAGTCTCGACATTGAGCGAACATGCATAGGTGCGAAGGCAAGCCCCTGCTCCACATGAGCGGAATTTGCATGTCCGAAGCTGACCGATGGATCTAATCCAGGGCCTGTTTGACGCGAACGTCGAGGGTTGAATTTCTCGGGGTCAGCGAAAGGCATCCCACTCGGAGAAGATGCGACGGGCCATCGTGCGCGCCTTCTACGACGAGGGCCTGTCGTATACGCAGATTGCCAACCTACTGGGTATTGGCGAGGCGACGGCCAGCCGCGTCTTGCTTTGCACCGGGAGACAGGAGACGTCGCGAAGCAGCCCAAAGGCGGCGGCAACTTCTCGCCCATCCGGGGCATGGTGGCCACCGCGCTCAAGTGACTTGTGGCACAGAGGCCGGACGCGCGACGATGCGCGAACTGATGGCCGAGCAGACAAGCCGCACGGGCATCGTCATCAGCCGTCCCTCCATGCAAAGAGCCCTGCATCGACTGGGCTTCTCACACAAAGGTCCGTCCCCCTGTGTGGAGTCGCGGCACGCGCGACTGGACGCCGGTAGGCCCCGT from Myxococcaceae bacterium JPH2 carries:
- a CDS encoding Ig-like domain-containing protein, with amino-acid sequence MEIPAIEAPNHSAPSDAGQHEDAGNQHEEPNNPNIKPDAGEQDLTSPLIESVSPTNGSTAVETTTAIEFIFSEPIIQQSFQVAISPQVPLTTPSWSDRDTKATIHPTGALPFATTFTLTIRGTDLAGNSLQPLLLSFTTKSNQIDTTRPRLLTTTPSDGTKGVSTHTAIRLAFSEPMNKAKTERAFTITSPTTATSGTFSWDQTGQDMIFTPSTPFPSGTQITWTLAPTADDLSGNQLSAPTTQTFKTIQTGTVHIGIDFATTGSVGAPSYFLQTHYYNEVLVGKRLDNQNYRLFLGFKLDSLPATTTAIIQSQLIWKISTVAGSPFSKLGNLYLEPVDIGEELDLSFDTENPKTVADYNSPSLAGQLVIPPSSGPPLTLVSVTEWTASDWSNRTTRNNRTQYRLRFENTTHDNSIDALSSDSESSPGLAELIITYEFQ